A genomic stretch from Theropithecus gelada isolate Dixy chromosome 2, Tgel_1.0, whole genome shotgun sequence includes:
- the STX19 gene encoding syntaxin-19 has translation MRCSDFLSKAGLQHGRWKTNKRKKTERRKGKMKDRLQELKQRTKEIELSRDSHVPTTETEEQGVFLQQAVIYEREPVAERHLHEIQKLQESINNLADNVQKFGQQQKSLVASMRRFSLLKRESTITKEVKIQAEYINRSLNDLVKEVKKSEVENGPSSVVTRILKSQHASMFRHFQQIMFTYNDTIAAKQEKCKTFILRQLDVAGKEMSEEEVNDMLHQGKWEVFNESLLTEINITKAQLSEIEQRHKELVNLENQIKDLRDLFIQISLLVEEQGESINNIEMTVNSTKEYVNNTKEKFGLAVKYKKRNPCRVLCCWCCPCCSSK, from the coding sequence gaggaaagggaagatgaaAGACCGACTACAAGAACTAAAGCAGAGAACAAAGGAAATTGAACTCTCTAGAGACAGTCATGTACCAACTACAGAAACAGAGGAGCAAGGGGTGTTTCTGCAGCAAGCTGTTATTTATGAAAGAGAGCCTGTAGCTGAGAGACACCTACATGAAATCCAAAAACTACAGGAAAGTATTAACAATTTGGCAGACAATGTTCAAAAATTTGGGCAGCAGCAGAAAAGTCTGGTGGCTTCAATGAGAAGGTTTAGTCTACTTAAGAGAGAGTCTACCATTACAAAGGAGGTAAAAATCCAGGCAGAATACATCAACAGAAGTTTGAATGATTTAGTTAAAGAAGTTAAAAAGTCAGAGGTTGAAAATGGTCCATCATCAGTGGTCACAAGGATACTTAAATCTCAGCATGCTTCAATGTTCCGCCATTTTCAGCAAATCATGTTTACATACAATGATACAATAGCAGCAAAGCAAGAAAAGTGCAAGACATTTATTTTGCGTCAGCTTGATGTTGCTGGAAAAGAGATGTCTGAAGAAGAAGTAAATGATATGCTTCATCAAGGAAAATGGGAAGTTTTTAATGAAAGCTTACTTACAGAAATCAATATCACTAAAGCACAACTTTCAGAGATTGAACAGAGACACAAGGAACTTGTTAATTTAGAGAACCAAATAAAGGATTTAAGGGATCTTTTCATTCAGATATCTCTTTTAGTAGAAGAGCAAGGAGAGAGCATCAACAATATTGAAATGACAGTGAATAGTACAAAAGAGTATGTTAATAATACTAAAGAGAAATTTGGACTAgctgtaaaatacaaaaaaagaaatccttgcaGAGTACTGTGTTGTTGGTGCTGTCCATGCTGTAG